A single window of Thermodesulfovibrionia bacterium DNA harbors:
- a CDS encoding prepilin-type N-terminal cleavage/methylation domain-containing protein → MKRNKGFSLVELSIAIVIVGILIAMGMKMLIPLVERTKRAATREAVDAAVAAVIGFAETNNRLPSDLEFPGVVRNSKDVWGKDLIYLHDINLEVADSVCARNTTGISLKTCASSGCATPVDTTGDVAFLVLSGGANQNVQTNTGVSPVKVYNMGLPGIDDYAAVLNRPEAYDDIVERVVLPELRVKTGCLGSLLNILTIEIPSGFVLSDYITNIFASGGVAWDDSVATPGDTDTADDYRWCVTGTLPIGLSYVCNGTLAVSASCAWDAATATETGTWQQCTHLEISGAPTEDGAFSLPVFVRDNADNTAQRTFGMSISQVVGLHICTDYRVWNQESASRYFVNGGGCYDIATGGEITTVATGGLLQNGEVIVRHTGGGCGGSDASINYNQAIFADNNADCCVNHDQSDKTCP, encoded by the coding sequence ATGAAGAGGAATAAAGGTTTCAGCCTGGTTGAATTATCAATAGCCATCGTTATTGTCGGCATCCTCATCGCTATGGGAATGAAGATGCTGATTCCGCTGGTTGAAAGGACAAAGCGGGCTGCGACAAGAGAGGCGGTAGATGCGGCTGTAGCGGCTGTCATAGGTTTTGCCGAGACGAATAACCGCCTGCCTTCTGATTTAGAATTCCCAGGAGTCGTGAGAAATTCCAAGGATGTATGGGGTAAAGACCTTATATATCTTCATGATATAAATCTGGAAGTTGCCGATAGTGTCTGCGCGAGAAATACGACAGGCATATCCCTGAAGACATGCGCAAGTTCGGGATGCGCCACACCTGTTGACACTACAGGGGATGTCGCGTTTCTTGTCTTGAGCGGCGGGGCAAATCAGAATGTCCAGACCAATACAGGAGTAAGCCCAGTTAAAGTTTATAACATGGGCCTGCCCGGTATAGATGACTATGCGGCAGTGCTTAACAGGCCTGAGGCTTATGATGATATTGTAGAGAGGGTGGTTTTACCTGAGCTGAGGGTTAAGACGGGTTGCCTGGGAAGCCTGCTTAATATCCTGACGATTGAGATACCTTCAGGGTTCGTGCTTTCAGATTACATAACAAATATTTTTGCCAGCGGCGGGGTAGCATGGGATGATTCAGTGGCAACACCCGGTGATACTGATACTGCAGATGATTACAGATGGTGCGTTACAGGCACTCTTCCCATAGGCTTGAGCTATGTATGCAACGGCACCCTCGCTGTATCTGCATCCTGCGCCTGGGATGCTGCAACAGCGACAGAGACAGGTACATGGCAACAATGTACCCACCTTGAGATATCAGGAGCGCCTACAGAGGACGGGGCGTTCAGCCTTCCTGTATTTGTAAGGGATAATGCTGACAATACTGCGCAGAGGACATTTGGAATGAGCATAAGCCAGGTGGTCGGGCTGCATATCTGCACTGACTACAGGGTCTGGAATCAGGAATCAGCCTCAAGGTATTTTGTGAATGGCGGCGGCTGTTATGATATCGCAACCGGCGGTGAGATAACAACTGTTGCTACCGGCGGGCTGCTACAGAATGGTGAAGTAATTGTGCGGCATACCGGCGGCGGCTGCGGCGGTTCTGATGCTTCAATAAATTATAATCAGGCGATCTTTGCAGATAATAACGCTGATTGCTGTGTCAACCATGACCAGTCTGACAAGACCTGTCCTTGA
- a CDS encoding Wzy polymerase domain-containing protein yields MHIPIPGIGGITATPQEYLIWVVILTIILFAVFRAIKDKAFITPSYLKYFLIYLVLILSTAVFNPIKNTDIFVINVLRLIAAFIIWLSLHQFRLGEKEKQGILLIILVSALIESALVIIQPYALTAYIPPVGGAFGQKNLFASWTATGIAISLYFITTERFSGYKNSKKALFFSAAGFMSAGLILASSRAGLLGASIAIITLLTTNWRRYSSIRKHLAIWFLAFALGIGGGFYLLIGPSNSLKSEAEEGARWISDTSQRSYAERLLMYRTSYEMFKQRPLFGQGFSNFSSLYMYHQAEVAKDNPEYKALIHDDISHPHNEFFYILAECGLFGILAIAIALFGIWRILSKTGLSRAGIYAALLIPLIVHMMVEYPLKLSTAHYLLFLILLYMVTSNEVKERELKLGKGAAAAVMLFAGGLYLGTTAYTFRTFEDYVNLVAFNIKFNEEKGVISEEHIKPAMKNIYLRNIALPDYMYKKAIAAASDTEMNKDVIDKFLIWNEAEKLRRPVMKSFYTEGLLFYLIGCRDKEMPLFYFDKALSVTGEGLYLYPNERYLLALKESIISSPCLKAPTVGNI; encoded by the coding sequence ATGCATATCCCAATCCCGGGGATAGGCGGTATAACGGCAACCCCGCAGGAGTATCTTATCTGGGTTGTGATACTGACGATCATTCTTTTTGCGGTCTTCAGGGCCATAAAGGATAAGGCGTTCATCACACCGTCATATCTCAAGTATTTTCTCATCTATCTTGTACTGATCTTATCAACCGCTGTATTTAATCCGATAAAGAATACCGACATCTTTGTGATAAATGTACTGCGCCTTATAGCAGCTTTTATCATATGGCTCAGCCTGCATCAGTTCAGGCTTGGGGAGAAAGAGAAGCAAGGGATATTATTGATAATACTTGTCTCCGCGCTTATCGAATCAGCGCTGGTAATTATTCAGCCTTACGCGCTTACAGCATACATCCCGCCTGTCGGAGGTGCGTTCGGGCAGAAGAACCTCTTTGCCTCATGGACAGCAACAGGGATCGCGATAAGCCTGTATTTCATAACAACTGAAAGGTTCAGCGGATATAAGAATTCAAAGAAGGCGCTCTTCTTCTCTGCCGCAGGATTCATGTCTGCGGGCCTTATTCTCGCAAGCTCGCGGGCAGGGCTTCTCGGCGCATCTATAGCTATTATTACTCTGCTAACAACCAATTGGAGAAGATACTCTTCCATAAGAAAACATCTTGCAATATGGTTTCTGGCTTTTGCACTTGGGATCGGAGGAGGGTTCTATCTTTTGATCGGGCCGTCCAATAGTCTAAAGAGTGAGGCTGAGGAAGGCGCAAGGTGGATTTCAGATACGAGTCAAAGGTCATATGCAGAGCGGCTTCTGATGTACAGGACTTCATATGAGATGTTTAAGCAGAGGCCGTTGTTCGGGCAGGGGTTTTCAAATTTCAGCAGCCTCTATATGTATCATCAGGCAGAAGTTGCAAAGGATAATCCTGAGTACAAGGCGCTTATTCATGATGATATATCTCATCCGCACAACGAGTTTTTTTATATATTAGCTGAGTGCGGGCTATTTGGGATACTTGCCATTGCTATTGCGCTCTTCGGCATCTGGAGAATACTCAGCAAGACAGGCTTGAGCCGGGCAGGGATATATGCCGCCCTGTTAATTCCGTTAATTGTGCATATGATGGTTGAGTATCCGCTTAAGTTATCAACTGCGCATTACCTCCTGTTTTTGATCCTTTTATACATGGTCACATCCAATGAGGTAAAGGAGAGGGAGTTGAAGTTAGGCAAGGGCGCAGCCGCGGCTGTCATGTTATTTGCGGGAGGACTCTATCTCGGAACAACAGCATATACATTCAGGACATTTGAGGACTACGTGAACCTTGTTGCCTTCAATATCAAGTTCAATGAAGAAAAGGGCGTCATATCTGAGGAGCACATAAAGCCTGCGATGAAGAATATATATCTTAGGAACATTGCTCTGCCTGATTACATGTATAAGAAGGCGATAGCAGCTGCATCTGATACTGAGATGAACAAAGACGTTATAGATAAGTTCCTCATATGGAATGAGGCTGAGAAGTTGAGGAGGCCTGTGATGAAGTCATTTTATACAGAGGGCCTGCTCTTCTATCTTATTGGATGCCGTGACAAAGAGATGCCGCTCTTTTATTTTGATAAGGCGCTGAGTGTAACAGGGGAAGGACTGTATCTTTATCCGAATGAAAGATATCTTCTCGCATTGAAAGAGAGCATAATATCATCCCCGTGCCTAAAAGCACCTACTGTTGGGAATATTTAG
- a CDS encoding pilin glycosylation ligase domain-containing protein, with the protein MIKNIYLWILGLLFLVVSHIAIKNFGGSLVLPVAYFVWITLSGIVLLSVIQIFNEWKISLPHTSLYILIFLLLLLPAALFNHIISSHVFIFETVGLIGGIIFFMSLHQFELTDEERERFLYVIFISGMIEALISLFQYFNPDTGIFLIVIPASKKVFGNFQHQNLLASYLATSVVISLYLLTGGIFKGFSKWLKAIFYLTVLLMCFVIFLTGSRAGVIETGAGALILLWARYGRYREKALYPAIWLLMICVGISGSVAVEKYYYKRDSALSSVGQKIGMTMESVASDEVTDSRVPMYLTAISMIKDKPLEGHGPGSFGSKFMHYRSRLAKEHPEYPYEAVFMSHPHNEFLYRTAESGLMGGAGLLIVGIGFIVCLVKLGRERGGVYAAFLFPIAFDTQVSYSLYQSMPHWALFLFLLYLPSSYFIKEVRMKPVSLLKTGALAASATFFVVITYLSITTLNAQIAMKKYQDHLLKENIIRTELLMPSLNNIYLRQIGVRLLMDAKLRAGLMRGDRALLEEFVEFSREERKVYPHSVLYVREARALFDLRRKDEAYRLLEEGLSLYPGRADLKATKKEFLLEDAKVMIQRMMDKGKMK; encoded by the coding sequence ATGATAAAGAATATTTATTTATGGATACTCGGGCTTTTATTTCTTGTGGTTTCACATATAGCCATCAAGAACTTCGGCGGCTCGCTTGTCCTGCCTGTGGCATATTTTGTCTGGATAACGCTGTCAGGGATTGTGCTTCTTTCAGTGATACAAATATTCAATGAATGGAAGATATCGCTTCCGCACACTTCCTTATATATACTTATCTTCCTCTTATTACTGCTTCCTGCCGCTTTGTTCAACCATATAATATCCAGCCATGTATTTATATTTGAGACAGTTGGGCTCATTGGCGGGATAATATTTTTTATGTCCCTGCATCAGTTTGAGCTTACGGATGAGGAGAGGGAGAGGTTCTTATATGTGATATTCATCTCCGGCATGATAGAGGCGCTGATAAGTTTGTTTCAGTATTTTAACCCTGACACAGGAATCTTTTTGATCGTCATCCCTGCGTCAAAAAAGGTATTCGGCAATTTCCAGCACCAGAACCTTCTCGCCTCTTATCTTGCGACATCTGTTGTTATATCGCTTTATCTTTTAACCGGGGGAATATTCAAGGGGTTTAGCAAATGGCTCAAGGCTATTTTTTATCTTACTGTGCTGCTCATGTGCTTTGTTATTTTCCTCACAGGCTCAAGGGCAGGGGTGATAGAGACAGGAGCCGGAGCGCTTATCCTTTTATGGGCGAGGTATGGGCGTTACAGAGAGAAGGCTCTTTACCCTGCCATATGGCTTTTGATGATATGCGTGGGGATATCCGGCAGTGTGGCGGTTGAGAAGTATTACTACAAAAGGGATTCTGCGCTCAGCTCTGTGGGGCAGAAGATCGGGATGACGATGGAGAGCGTGGCAAGCGATGAGGTCACGGACTCAAGGGTGCCGATGTACCTTACGGCTATCAGCATGATAAAGGATAAGCCTTTAGAAGGACACGGGCCAGGCAGCTTCGGCAGTAAGTTCATGCATTACCGAAGCAGGCTTGCCAAAGAACATCCGGAATATCCATATGAAGCGGTCTTTATGTCACATCCGCATAACGAATTTTTATACAGGACTGCTGAGTCAGGCCTCATGGGCGGGGCCGGGCTGCTGATTGTTGGAATTGGATTTATCGTATGCCTTGTAAAGCTTGGAAGAGAGCGGGGCGGAGTATATGCGGCATTTTTATTTCCGATAGCATTTGATACTCAGGTAAGTTATTCACTTTACCAGTCCATGCCGCATTGGGCTCTTTTCCTTTTCCTGCTATATCTGCCGTCTTCATATTTCATAAAAGAGGTCAGGATGAAACCCGTGAGCTTGTTAAAGACAGGCGCGCTGGCTGCTTCTGCTACATTCTTTGTTGTCATAACCTACCTCTCAATAACAACCCTGAATGCTCAGATAGCTATGAAAAAATATCAGGATCATCTTTTAAAGGAAAATATCATAAGGACCGAGTTATTAATGCCGTCTCTCAATAATATCTATCTCAGGCAGATAGGCGTCAGGCTTCTGATGGATGCAAAGCTGAGGGCCGGGCTTATGAGGGGCGACAGAGCGCTGCTTGAGGAGTTTGTAGAGTTCTCCAGAGAAGAGCGGAAGGTATACCCGCATTCTGTGCTGTATGTAAGGGAGGCAAGGGCGCTCTTTGACCTCCGCAGAAAAGATGAGGCATACAGGCTTCTTGAGGAAGGACTGAGTCTTTATCCGGGCAGAGCTGATCTGAAAGCTACAAAAAAAGAGTTTCTTCTTGAAGATGCTAAAGTGATGATACAGAGAATGATGGATAAGGGTAAGATGAAATGA
- a CDS encoding Wzy polymerase domain-containing protein: MNKDTFKNLCLLILYFLFLIVMHVNIRNLGGSVVNPVAYFVWMAVSAVVLLSLMQAFFQDGCIIAAPKITAYILLFAALLILPIIFNPITDSHSFIFKNMGLAAGLIFFISLHQFKFSDEQKEKLLYVIFVSGFIEACIGLAQYLAPEARIPMLAFSASGVIFGNFQHQNVLASFLATSIVISLYALTGPLFRGAGRWAKAGFFIAVAVISFVLFITGSRAGLIGSLLGCATLFITRYRLFKAAPLYLLIWALAVTAGLGLNLSSERYLFQKERGVFSAAEKLQTASESFMKEKGGDPRMLMYRASLEMIKDRPIIGHGPGGFKSKYVFFRRQLAEKMDSRPSLNTFTYYPHSETLFVLIESGLAGGLGLIILSAAFLIYIFRLGRERGGLYASLLLPLTFHSQVEFPFYQSAVHWVLFLFLCFLVSSHFVREINFKIEHRLRIALLTASVCVFILTNLFLVRTLSANIKLTEYYRLLTSEGVSRMKLAEPALNNLYLGQSAQRMLMDFGLGMALNKDNKKFLNEFVGWAEEERTSFPHFMLYEGEARALFALEKRHEAFKLLDEGLSLYPDNEALLNAKKELALKSGL; this comes from the coding sequence ATGAATAAAGACACCTTTAAAAATCTCTGCCTCCTGATATTATATTTTCTCTTCCTGATCGTCATGCATGTCAATATCAGGAACCTCGGCGGTTCTGTTGTTAATCCGGTCGCTTATTTTGTATGGATGGCGGTCTCAGCTGTTGTGCTTCTCTCTTTGATGCAGGCCTTTTTTCAGGACGGCTGTATTATTGCAGCTCCTAAAATAACGGCCTATATCCTGCTCTTCGCAGCTCTCCTTATTTTGCCGATAATATTCAATCCGATAACTGACAGCCACTCTTTTATCTTTAAGAACATGGGACTGGCAGCCGGCCTGATATTCTTTATCTCTTTGCATCAGTTTAAATTCTCTGATGAGCAGAAGGAGAAACTTCTTTATGTGATATTTGTGTCGGGATTCATCGAGGCATGCATCGGATTGGCCCAGTATCTCGCTCCAGAAGCAAGGATACCGATGCTGGCATTTTCAGCATCAGGTGTTATCTTTGGCAATTTCCAGCACCAGAATGTGCTTGCCTCTTTTCTGGCCACTTCAATTGTTATATCTCTCTATGCTCTGACAGGGCCTTTGTTCCGCGGAGCAGGCAGATGGGCTAAAGCAGGCTTTTTCATTGCAGTTGCAGTCATATCTTTTGTCCTCTTTATTACAGGGTCCAGGGCAGGGCTGATAGGGTCACTGCTCGGGTGCGCAACACTCTTTATAACGAGGTACAGGCTCTTCAAGGCGGCACCTCTCTATCTTTTAATATGGGCGCTCGCAGTGACAGCAGGTCTGGGCCTTAATCTTTCTTCTGAGAGATATCTTTTTCAAAAAGAGCGCGGGGTATTCTCAGCCGCAGAGAAACTTCAAACCGCGTCAGAGAGTTTCATGAAAGAAAAAGGGGGCGACCCGAGAATGCTGATGTACAGGGCCTCTCTTGAGATGATAAAAGACAGGCCGATTATAGGGCACGGGCCGGGCGGTTTCAAGAGCAAATATGTATTTTTCAGGCGGCAGCTTGCTGAAAAGATGGACAGCCGCCCAAGCCTGAATACATTTACATATTATCCGCACAGCGAAACACTCTTTGTTCTCATAGAATCAGGCCTGGCAGGAGGCCTCGGACTGATAATTCTATCCGCGGCATTTTTGATATATATATTCAGGCTTGGCAGGGAGAGGGGCGGCTTGTACGCTTCTCTTTTATTGCCGCTAACTTTTCACTCTCAGGTTGAGTTTCCGTTCTATCAATCTGCTGTTCATTGGGTGCTCTTTCTCTTTTTATGCTTTCTTGTATCTTCTCACTTTGTACGTGAAATTAATTTCAAGATTGAACACCGGCTGCGTATTGCGCTGCTAACCGCATCTGTATGCGTCTTTATACTTACAAACCTCTTTCTGGTAAGGACGCTGAGCGCCAATATCAAACTGACCGAGTATTACCGGCTTTTGACCTCAGAAGGGGTGAGCCGCATGAAGCTTGCTGAACCTGCGCTGAATAATCTGTATCTCGGCCAGTCCGCCCAGAGGATGCTGATGGACTTCGGGCTTGGGATGGCGCTCAATAAGGATAATAAGAAATTCCTGAATGAGTTTGTCGGTTGGGCTGAGGAGGAGAGAACCAGCTTCCCGCACTTTATGCTTTATGAAGGAGAGGCGAGGGCCTTGTTCGCGCTCGAAAAAAGGCATGAGGCATTCAAACTCCTTGATGAGGGACTGAGCCTTTATCCTGATAATGAGGCATTATTAAATGCAAAGAAAGAATTGGCGCTAAAGAGCGGGCTTTAA
- a CDS encoding prepilin-type N-terminal cleavage/methylation domain-containing protein — MKDQKGFGLVELAIVIAITVILSFSLLKGCEMIEDAKLKKFEKGILKWRESAKDYYNIKGLLPGDTNSNLIIGDEESPSPGTVLIQQADFINNPPSNPMAVGSLRFWVYYGNDGNTGNTGRPRNILVICADNACTKTFASNELKYVQSFDTVIDGEADGKAGEVKALSSITVNGSGDNRVVTHLEFGDVVEWASNKSVALVYYFKGRSK, encoded by the coding sequence ATGAAAGACCAAAAGGGATTCGGGCTGGTCGAGCTTGCGATAGTCATTGCGATCACAGTTATCCTCTCATTTTCCCTGCTAAAGGGATGTGAGATGATAGAAGATGCCAAGCTTAAGAAGTTTGAGAAGGGCATTCTTAAATGGAGAGAGAGCGCAAAAGATTACTACAATATTAAAGGCCTGCTTCCGGGTGATACGAATTCGAATCTTATAATAGGAGATGAAGAATCCCCGTCACCGGGAACTGTATTGATACAGCAGGCGGATTTCATCAACAACCCTCCGTCAAACCCGATGGCGGTCGGCAGTCTCAGGTTCTGGGTCTATTACGGCAATGACGGCAATACCGGCAATACCGGCAGGCCTAGAAACATACTTGTTATATGCGCTGATAATGCCTGTACAAAAACCTTTGCCAGCAATGAGCTGAAGTATGTTCAGTCATTTGATACGGTGATAGACGGCGAAGCAGACGGCAAAGCCGGTGAGGTAAAGGCCCTGTCTTCCATCACTGTCAATGGCTCAGGAGATAACAGGGTCGTCACCCATCTGGAGTTTGGCGATGTAGTTGAGTGGGCATCAAACAAAAGCGTGGCGCTCGTATACTATTTTAAGGGCCGTTCAAAATAG